In Myxococcus stipitatus, the following are encoded in one genomic region:
- a CDS encoding EGF domain-containing protein, translating to MVGAFGKDSVFSSNDDVGGAYIYARTGNTWTLETAWTPAAGSGMGRLGMAVALTGETALLGAPGRTSGGAESGSVLVLQRQGAAWSSGQEFFAAGEAQGDAFGQSVAFDGDTAVIGAPLDDLSELQSQAGSAYVFVRTGHAWTLQQKLVSGDLLASVGFGTSVAISGETVLIGGPKLKVAGFANVGAAYVCVRQGGTWTRQQKLSAITSDQNADDRFGQSVALAGDYALFGAPGDDAPNLVDAGSTYFFAKVQGGYWALEQKVTAPDAAGGGAFGTSVALSGLTAVIGAPNKDAVGSANSGKAYVVVRNSGGTWQHEQGLVADDGAVDDGFGRAVAVHGETVVVGAPGDDLAARADAGSAYVFVRSGASWSLQQKLVASDGAAQDALGGSVSIHGDRLAVGATGVDTPGGSGAGGVYVFTRTETTWSQQRKLVASDGAVADGLGRAVAMQGNTVIVGSPGVDAVSADVGAAMVFIVLDVTCGNAVLEHTESCDDGNTAAGDGCSARCGVEAGWTCTGAEGSRSVCSDINECAVGNGGCSVDATCTNTPGSFTCACKAGYSGDGRTCVDINECATNNGGCGPDATCTNTPGGRTCACKSGFSGDGVTCVDINECATNNGGCSPNATCANSPGSWSCTCVSGYSGNGIVCVDINECATDNGGCDPLSMTCTNTPGSRVCGCKPGFEAHGSACVDINECAENNGYCTPGTLCNNTPGGYTCTCIEGEFDPRVGACTTPDAGSSADAGSLPDGGSGPDGGSGSSDAGSTPDGGIGPDAGGTPDGGASSDGGTATDAGASPDAGESDDAGTRPDAGDSDDAGTRPDAGGPPDSGVTPDAGSVPGDAAPSSGCACGASGDAGAVSSSILWAVVMLGWFARRRRLGA from the coding sequence GTGGTAGGCGCCTTCGGAAAGGACAGCGTTTTCTCGAGCAACGACGACGTGGGAGGGGCGTACATCTACGCGCGGACGGGCAACACCTGGACGTTGGAGACGGCCTGGACGCCGGCCGCGGGTTCGGGGATGGGTCGGCTCGGCATGGCGGTGGCGCTCACGGGAGAGACGGCCCTGCTCGGCGCACCGGGGCGCACGTCAGGAGGGGCCGAGTCGGGGAGCGTGCTCGTGCTCCAGCGCCAGGGAGCGGCTTGGAGCTCGGGACAGGAGTTCTTCGCCGCGGGCGAGGCCCAGGGAGACGCCTTCGGGCAGAGCGTGGCCTTCGATGGAGACACGGCCGTCATCGGCGCGCCGCTCGACGACCTGAGCGAGCTGCAAAGCCAGGCAGGCAGCGCCTATGTCTTCGTCCGCACCGGGCATGCATGGACGCTCCAGCAGAAGCTGGTCTCGGGTGACCTGCTAGCCAGCGTGGGGTTCGGGACCAGTGTGGCCATCTCGGGGGAGACCGTGCTGATCGGAGGCCCCAAGCTGAAGGTCGCGGGCTTCGCCAACGTCGGAGCCGCGTATGTGTGCGTCCGGCAGGGCGGCACGTGGACCCGCCAGCAGAAGCTCTCGGCCATTACATCGGACCAGAACGCGGACGACCGATTCGGACAGAGCGTGGCGCTCGCGGGGGATTACGCACTGTTCGGAGCGCCTGGGGACGACGCGCCGAACCTCGTCGACGCTGGCAGCACCTACTTCTTCGCGAAGGTGCAGGGTGGGTACTGGGCGCTCGAACAGAAGGTGACCGCGCCTGACGCGGCGGGCGGTGGCGCCTTCGGCACGAGCGTCGCGCTGTCCGGGCTGACGGCCGTCATCGGCGCGCCCAACAAGGACGCCGTCGGGTCCGCCAACTCGGGCAAGGCCTACGTCGTCGTGCGGAACAGTGGCGGGACGTGGCAACACGAGCAGGGGCTCGTCGCGGATGACGGCGCGGTGGACGATGGCTTCGGCCGGGCCGTGGCCGTCCACGGGGAGACGGTGGTGGTGGGGGCCCCGGGCGATGACCTCGCGGCCCGTGCCGACGCGGGGAGCGCCTACGTGTTCGTGAGGTCCGGCGCGAGCTGGAGCCTCCAGCAGAAGCTGGTTGCGTCGGACGGTGCCGCGCAAGACGCGCTGGGCGGGAGTGTCTCCATCCATGGAGACAGGCTCGCCGTCGGAGCGACCGGAGTCGATACACCGGGAGGCAGCGGGGCGGGTGGCGTGTATGTCTTCACTCGCACGGAGACGACGTGGAGCCAGCAGCGCAAGCTCGTCGCGAGTGACGGCGCCGTCGCGGACGGCCTGGGGCGCGCCGTGGCCATGCAAGGGAACACGGTCATCGTGGGGAGCCCAGGCGTCGACGCCGTCAGCGCCGACGTGGGCGCCGCGATGGTGTTCATCGTCCTGGATGTCACCTGCGGGAACGCCGTCCTCGAGCACACGGAGTCCTGCGACGACGGGAACACCGCCGCCGGGGACGGCTGCTCGGCGCGCTGTGGTGTGGAGGCGGGCTGGACGTGCACCGGCGCCGAGGGGAGCCGGTCCGTGTGCTCGGACATCAACGAATGCGCCGTGGGCAATGGAGGCTGCAGCGTGGACGCGACGTGCACGAATACGCCGGGAAGCTTCACGTGCGCGTGCAAGGCGGGCTACAGCGGCGACGGCCGGACCTGCGTGGACATCAACGAGTGCGCCACGAACAACGGAGGGTGCGGCCCGGACGCCACCTGCACGAACACTCCAGGCGGCCGGACCTGCGCGTGCAAGAGCGGGTTCAGCGGTGACGGCGTGACGTGCGTGGACATCAACGAGTGCGCCACGAACAACGGAGGGTGCAGCCCGAACGCGACGTGCGCGAATAGCCCGGGGAGCTGGAGCTGCACCTGCGTCTCTGGCTACTCGGGGAACGGCATCGTCTGCGTGGACATCAACGAGTGCGCCACCGACAACGGCGGCTGTGACCCGCTGAGCATGACGTGCACGAATACCCCGGGCAGCCGCGTTTGCGGATGCAAGCCCGGGTTCGAGGCCCATGGCAGCGCGTGTGTCGATATCAACGAGTGCGCCGAGAACAACGGGTACTGCACACCAGGAACGCTGTGTAACAACACCCCGGGTGGCTACACCTGCACGTGCATCGAGGGGGAGTTCGATCCACGAGTCGGAGCCTGTACGACGCCGGATGCGGGGAGCAGTGCCGACGCCGGGAGCCTGCCTGACGGCGGGAGCGGACCCGATGGCGGGAGTGGGAGCTCGGATGCGGGGAGCACCCCTGACGGAGGGATCGGACCCGACGCCGGGGGAACGCCAGACGGCGGAGCGAGCTCCGATGGAGGGACCGCGACCGATGCCGGGGCGAGCCCGGACGCAGGTGAATCCGACGACGCGGGGACGCGCCCGG